In the Lascolabacillus massiliensis genome, one interval contains:
- a CDS encoding LptF/LptG family permease → MRIDRDYYRIQKLDWYIIKKFLGTFVFMIALIISIAVVFDINEKIDKFMSNNATIHGIIFDYYLNFIPYYTNLFSPLFVFLAVIYFTSKMANNSEIIAILSNGISFRRLLKPYMISAFVIAMFTFVFGSFIIPPANSTRIEFEQTYVDPRKKKTGDRDIQFKVGPGTIVYFDNFDLASNTGYNFSMDHFNDLELDSRLTAQTIRYDSAYKWTIRNYQIREFDGIHEKITTGTSIDTTLYIVPNDFIIASSDQQMMTSPQLRSYIKSQKERGMGNIQPFQIEYHSRIAMVFSAFILTIIGASISARKVKGGMGLNIGIGLALSMAYILFMTVSSTFAVKGNMSPFVAAWIPNIIFSGIAFFIYKKAPN, encoded by the coding sequence ATGAGAATAGATAGGGATTATTACAGAATACAAAAACTTGATTGGTATATAATCAAGAAATTCCTGGGAACTTTTGTTTTCATGATTGCACTGATTATATCTATTGCAGTGGTATTCGACATAAATGAAAAGATTGATAAGTTCATGTCAAATAATGCAACTATTCATGGTATTATATTTGACTACTATCTCAATTTTATCCCATATTACACCAATCTATTCAGCCCTCTCTTCGTATTTCTTGCGGTTATCTATTTTACATCCAAAATGGCTAACAATTCAGAAATTATCGCAATACTCTCAAATGGCATAAGCTTCAGACGATTACTAAAACCCTACATGATCTCTGCTTTTGTTATAGCTATGTTTACATTTGTTTTCGGCAGCTTTATTATTCCACCGGCAAACTCAACTCGTATAGAGTTTGAACAGACATATGTTGACCCGAGAAAGAAGAAAACGGGTGACAGGGATATACAGTTTAAGGTGGGACCGGGCACTATAGTCTATTTTGATAATTTCGACCTGGCAAGTAATACCGGTTATAACTTCTCGATGGATCACTTCAATGATCTTGAACTTGACTCAAGACTTACTGCTCAGACTATTCGATATGACTCGGCATATAAATGGACAATCCGTAACTATCAGATACGAGAGTTTGACGGTATTCATGAGAAAATCACTACCGGCACATCTATTGATACTACTCTGTATATTGTTCCTAACGACTTTATCATAGCCTCTTCTGATCAGCAGATGATGACTTCTCCTCAGCTTAGGAGTTATATAAAGAGTCAGAAAGAGCGTGGAATGGGAAACATACAGCCATTTCAGATTGAATACCATTCACGTATTGCAATGGTATTTTCTGCTTTTATACTTACTATTATAGGTGCCTCAATCTCTGCACGAAAGGTAAAGGGTGGCATGGGTCTTAATATCGGTATTGGACTGGCATTAAGCATGGCTTATATCCTCTTTATGACTGTAAGCTCAACCTTCGCGGTGAAGGGTAATATGAGTCCTTTTGTTGCTGCCTGGATCCCCAATATTATTTTTAGCGGTATTGCATTCTTTATCTATAAGAAGGCTCCGAACTAA
- the tgt gene encoding tRNA guanosine(34) transglycosylase Tgt, producing MDFQLIHTDTKSNARAGLIKTDHGEIETPVFMPVGTVGSVKAVHINELKSDIGAEIILGNTYHLYLRPGLEILKGAGGLHKFNSWNKPMLTDSGGFQVFSLTENRKLTEEGAEFRSHIDGSKHFFTPEKVMDIQRTIGADIIMAFDECTPGDADYAYAKESLELTERWLERCIKRFNETECPYGHKQSLFPIVQGCVYPDLRRRAAENIAALEADGNAIGGLAVGEPTEKMYEMVELVNDILPKDKPRYLMGVGKPENLLEAIERGVDMFDCIMPTRNGRNGQIFTKQGVMNMRNEKWKNDFSPIEEDGASYVDTLYSKAYLRHLINSNEILGLQIASIHNLAFYIWLMKEARKHIIDGTFSQWKPMMIENVTRRL from the coding sequence TTGGATTTCCAATTAATTCATACAGATACAAAATCGAACGCGAGAGCGGGACTGATCAAAACCGATCATGGTGAAATAGAGACTCCTGTCTTTATGCCTGTTGGCACCGTAGGCAGTGTCAAGGCGGTACATATCAACGAACTGAAGAGCGATATTGGTGCGGAGATTATTCTTGGCAACACTTATCATTTATATCTCCGTCCGGGATTAGAAATCTTAAAAGGTGCAGGAGGTTTGCATAAGTTCAACAGCTGGAACAAGCCGATGCTCACCGACAGTGGAGGTTTCCAGGTATTCTCTCTTACGGAAAACAGAAAACTCACAGAAGAGGGAGCTGAGTTCAGGTCTCACATCGATGGTTCAAAGCATTTCTTCACTCCGGAGAAGGTTATGGATATTCAGCGTACTATAGGTGCTGACATTATTATGGCATTTGATGAATGTACTCCGGGAGATGCTGACTATGCTTATGCCAAAGAATCACTTGAACTTACTGAACGTTGGCTGGAAAGATGTATTAAGCGCTTTAATGAGACCGAATGTCCGTATGGTCATAAACAATCTCTTTTCCCAATCGTACAGGGGTGTGTATATCCCGATCTTCGCCGCCGTGCTGCAGAGAATATCGCGGCACTGGAAGCTGATGGCAATGCTATTGGCGGATTAGCGGTAGGTGAGCCAACAGAGAAGATGTATGAGATGGTAGAGCTTGTAAATGATATTCTGCCAAAAGATAAACCCCGCTACCTCATGGGTGTGGGAAAGCCTGAAAATCTTCTTGAGGCTATTGAAAGGGGTGTGGATATGTTCGACTGTATAATGCCTACCCGTAATGGCCGCAATGGACAGATCTTCACCAAACAGGGTGTTATGAACATGCGTAACGAGAAGTGGAAGAACGACTTCTCTCCTATAGAGGAGGATGGTGCTTCTTATGTAGATACTCTCTATAGTAAGGCATATCTTCGTCATCTTATCAACAGCAACGAAATACTGGGATTACAGATTGCCTCAATTCATAATCTGGCTTTTTATATCTGGCTGATGAAAGAGGCTAGAAAGCATATTATCGATGGCACTTTTTCTCAGTGGAAGCCGATGATGATTGAAAACGTTACACGCAGGTTATAG